The genomic segment AAGAAACTACAATGATTACCGCATTTTTTTTATTCTTACGAATGTTGCGGACTATTTTTTCACCTGTAGATTCCTCCAGGATATAGTCAACCAGAAATATATCATAAAAGGCTAATGTATAATCCAGGTCCAAGGCGTTCTTGTAGTAATCGACATTGGTGATTCTGTGCAATTCGAAGATTTTTTTAATCATGCTCAGGACCATGGGACTGTCGTCTACAACGGCAATCCGTAGTTTTCTTATTCTTTCAATTAAGTTGTCATGTGAAGTATAATATTTGACGTACCGTAAAATATCGTCGGGAGAAGTGCTTTTGTTGATATAATCTATGATTCCCAACGTGAAAAGTTCTTCTCTTTTTTCCTGGCTTTGCGTACTGGTAATGACAAAAACCGGAATATGTCGGTATTTACTATTATTTAACCTTTTGATGAAAACCGAGGAATCCTGGTAAGCGAATTCAACCGCGGTAAAAATTACATCTACAACCTGCACTTCCAAAATATGGTACGCCTCGTCGATATCTTTTGCTTCAAGATAAACAAAACCATTTTCAGAGAATTTATTGTGCAGT from the Candidatus Margulisiibacteriota bacterium genome contains:
- a CDS encoding response regulator → MTTILHVDSSDFYRKVLHNKFSENGFVYLEAKDIDEAYHILEVQVVDVIFTAVEFAYQDSSVFIKRLNNSKYRHIPVFVITSTQSQEKREELFTLGIIDYINKSTSPDDILRYVKYYTSHDNLIERIRKLRIAVVDDSPMVLSMIKKIFELHRITNVDYYKNALDLDYTLAFYDIFLVDYILEESTGEKIVRNIRKNKKNAVIIVVSSVHNSKTIANMLSIGADDYIVKPFDLDVFMARIKTNARLYFLVKELEEKNKELDELKQQSTANPDNQPPA